The Tistrella bauzanensis sequence ATCGCGGCACGATTTGCCGATGGCGGCACCCCGTCGGATGCCGTGGATGCGTCCCGGCCGGAAGACTGATTGCCGGAGACGGTGCAACCGCCTCCGGCAATCAGGTGGCGTCGAGCGTCAGTTCACCCGACGATCGGTCTTGGTCCAATAGGGCTGGCGCAGATCGCGCTTCATGATCTTGCCGGCGCCCGACATCGGCAGCGGCTCGTCGCGGATCTCCACGCTGCGCGGGCATTTGTAGCCAGCGATATATTGTTTACAGAAGTTGATGATCTCCAGCGCGGTCGGACGGGCATCGGCGTGAGGCACGACGACCGCGTGGACCAGTTCCCCCCAATGGGGATCAGGGATGCCGATCACGGCGCATTGCGCGACAGCCGGATGGCGGGCGACGATGTTCTCGACCTCCACCGAATAGACGTTCTCGCCGCCCGAGATGATCATGTCCTTCATTCGGTCGACGATATAGATATAGCCGTCGGCATCCATCCGGGCACCGTCGCCGGTGTGCATCCAGCCATCGACGATGGCCTTTTCGGTTTCCTCCGGCCGGTTCCAATAGCCCTGCATCACATTGGCGCCACGCACCGCAACTTCACCGACCGTGCCTTCGGGCACCGGGCGGCCATCGGCATCGACGATGCGCACCTCGCAGCCGATCACCGGCCGCCCGGCCGACCGGTGACGGCCCTTGGCGCGGGCGTCGCCGATATGATCCTGCGGATGCAGCAGGGTCGCGATCGGCGACAGTTCGGTCATGCCATAGGCCTGCATGAACTCGACGCCCGGCAGCTTTGCCGAGGCCCGGTCCAGCACGGCTTCGGTGATCGGGGCCGCGCCATAGATGATCCGTTTCAGCGATGACAGGTCGTAATTGCCGATCGCCGGATGATCGACCAGCATCTGGATCATGGTCGGCACCAGCAGCACCGAGGTGACCCGATGGTCCTGGATCACCTTCATCACCCCTTCGGGCGTGAAGGATGGCACCACCACATGGGTTTCCCCCTTCAGCAGCAGCGAAAAGGTCGCAGCACCATCGGCCAGATGGAACATCGGCGCCGCGTGCAGATACACCGTGTCGTTGGGGAACAGGCCCTCGGCCAGGGCATGCAGGCTGTTGGCGATGATGTTGTCGTGCGACAGCATCACGCCCTTGGACCGGCCGGTGGTGCCGCCGGTATAGAAGATGCCGAACAGATCATCGCCGCCACGGTCGGCGTCGGCGACCGGCTCGTGGTTGCGGATCAGGTCTTCCATAGCGGGCATGTCTTCAGGCGCCGCGCCGCTGCCGGCATAGATCAACGCTAGCTGTGCGCCCGAGGCGGCGGCGATCGACCGGCCCATCTCGGCAAAGGCATCGTCGACGATCAGCAGACTGGCGCCGCAATCCTCGACCGCGTCGGCGTTCTCCTGCCGGCTCCAGCGGATGTTCAGAGGCACGATCACTGCACCTGCCCAGGGCGCCGCGAGATAGGCCTCGAAATAGATGTCCGAATTCAGGGTCAGCAGGGCGACCCGGTCGCCGTCCTCGATCCCCAGCGCGCGGAAGGCGCCGGCCATGCGGGCGACGCGCTCAGCGGTTTCCCCCCAGCTGCGCCGCCTGTCGGCGCAGATCGTCGATGTCCGGTCGCGCGCAACCACGACCGCTCTTCTCAAGCCCGACGTCAGTCCCATCTGTCCCCCCAGTCCGTTGGCGTTTCCTGAAGATCCCCGTCCTGGCCTCTTGGGCGGGCGGATCGGGGTGATGTAGAGGCGGCTGACGGGACGGAGGCGATCGCCGCCTCAACCCCGCGCCGTCAGTGCCTGCCGGGCCATGTCTGCCATGGCATCGGCAATATCCTTGGCCGAAGATGGCCCGCTTTCCCTGAACCATTGCCCGACCCAGTTGACCGAGCCCGCCAGCAAAAAGGCGGCGATCCGCGGATCGACCGGCCGCACCGAGCCGTCGCTGATCCCCTCGGCGATGCAGCTGCGCAGGCGGCTGTCGATCGACCGCTTCCAGGTCCGCACCTTGCGCCGGCTGTCGGGCGCCAGATCGCGATCATCGACCGTCACCAGGCACATGCCGAAATCGGTGGTCATGTTCAGCGTATAGGCCTTCAGGAACGCCACCGCCCGGTCGAGCCCGGTGCTGTTGTTCAGTTCCACCTCGGCCAGCAGGCTCTCGATCATCTCGCTGCCCAGCATGTAGCAGGCATAGAGGATGTCTTCCTTGTTGCGGAAATAGTGATAGAGCGCAGGCTTGGTGATGTGCAGGTGCTCCGCCACATCCGCCATCTTGGTCCGATGGAAGCCGTTTTCGACGAACAGCCGCGCCGCCGTCCGCAGCACCGCGTCGCGCTTGGCATCGCGGTCGCGCTGGCGTTCGGCGGCGGGCTTCCAGGGCGAGGTCGGAATCTCGATCTGCACGTGTCGTGATCTCTCTGTGGTTCCTGTGGGCCGGTGCGCATGAACAGCGCCCCTTGGCGCCCGATCATTGCACGGCTCGGCCCGGATCGGAACGAGCGCTATCCCCAAGGCAGAGATTGACGGCTCGACTTGATATTCGATATCTTACCCACGGGTAAAGAATAAGTCCAGCCGCGGCGGTGCGTCCGTCTGCGGGTTATCTCCTCCCCCTGAAGGCGTGAAGGAAACCAGAGATGGTCGAGAGCGTGAGAATCGCGGGCGTCGGCATGATCCCGTTCAAGAAGCCGGGCACCAGCGCACCGTATCGTGACATGGGCGCCGAGGCGGCGCGGCTTGCGCTCGCGGATGCCGGCATCGATTATGCCGAGGTTCAGCAGGCCTATGTCGGGTATGTCTATGGCGACAGCACCTGTGGTCAGGCGGCCCTGTATGAAGTTGGGATGACCGGCATTCCGGTGGTCAACGTCAACAACAACTGCTCGACCGGCTCGTCGGCGCTGTTTCTGGCCCGCCAGGCGGTGGCATCGGGCATGGCCGACTGCGTGCTGGCGCTGGGCTTCGAGCAGATGGTGCCGGGCGCGCTCGCCGACGTCTATCGGGACCGGCCGAGCCCGCTTGAGAAGTTCATCGACGTCGCGGCCGAGGTCGACCCGACTGCGGACGCGCCGATGGCGATCCGCCTGTTCGGTGGCGCCGGCAAGGAATATCAGGAGAAGTACGGCGCCAGCAACGAGGCCTTCGCGATGATCGCGGTCAAGGCCCGCCGCCATGCCGAGCACAATGAACGGGCGATCTTCCGCACCCCGACCTCCGTCGAGGAGGTGCTTGCCTCGAAGCACATGTATGGCCCGCTGACCCGCCTGCAGTGCTGCCCGCCGACCTGCGGCGCCGGCGCGGCACTGGTGGTGTCGGAAGCCTTCGCCCGCAAGCATGGCCTGAACGATGCCATCCGCATGCGCGCCCAGGCGATGACCACCGATTACACGTCCAGCTTCGACGAGAAGAGCATGATGAAGGCGGTGGGCTTCGACATGGCCCGCGCCGCCGCCGATGCGGTCTATGAAGCGGCCGGTGTCGACCCGATGGATGTCGGCGTGGTCGAGATGCATGACTGCTTCACCGCCAACGAGCTGATCTCGTATGAGGCACTGCGCCTGACGCCTGAAGGCACGGCCGAGAAGTTCATCATGGATGGCGACAACACCTATGGCGGGCGTGTGGTCACCAACCCATCGGGCGGGCTGATCTCGAAGGGGCATCCGCTGGGTGCCACCGGTCTGGCGCAGTGTGCGGAACTGGTCTGGCAGCTGCGCGGCCAGGCCGGCCCCCGTCAGGTCGAGGGCGTGAAGCTGGCGCTTCAGCACAATCTGGGCCTTGGCGGCGCCTGCGTGATTTCGCTCTACGAGCGCGCCTGACATCATCGAGCGAAGAGGTTTTGTTCCCATGCTCGACAGAGCGGCGATCGGGCGGGTTCTCCCGCCCGTCACCGCGACGGTTGAACGCGGCCGTCTGCGGTTTTTCCTGAATGCGATTGGCGAGACCAATCCGATCCACCATGACGCGGCGGCGGCGCGGGCCGCCGGCTATCGCGATTGCCCCATCCCGCCCACCTATCTGTTCTGCCTGCGGATGCTGGACGCACCCGACCCCTACACTCTGATCGACGATCTCGGCATCGATCTGGGCACTGTGCTGCACGGCGAACAGGGCTTCACCTATCACCAGCCGGTGGTGGCGGGCGACGAGATCCGTTTCATCGCCCGGATTGCCGATATCTTCGACCGCAAGGGCGGCGCCCTTGAGTTTCTGGTCGAGGAAATCCGGGTCGAGCGGGTGTCGGATGGCGCCCATATGGCCGATATCCGACAGGTGACGGTGATCCGGAATCCGATCCCGGGAGGTGCGGCATGACCGCTGATGCCATTCATGTGACGGTGGAGATGCCGCCGATCACCCGCACCCAGCTGGCGCTGTATGGCGGTGCATCGGGCGACCACAACCCGATCCATATCGACATCGACTTCGCGAAGAAGGCCGGTTTCCCCGACGTCTTCGCCCACGGAATGCTGGTGATGGGCCTGGCCGGCCGGGTGGTGACGCAGGCCGTGCCGCTGGCGCGGCTGAAATCCTATGCGGTGCGCTTCGCCGCCATCACCCAGGTTCACGACCGGCTGACGGTCGAGGCCAGAGAGGTGGGCACGGTTGAGGGCGGCACCGACCGGCGCCTGGAGGTGATCGTCCGCGACCAGAACGGTCAGGTGAAGGTCCAGGGCGAGGCGGTGATGTCCGCCGACTGATCCGCATGGCCGGACGCCGGACAGAGTTTCAAGAAAATGTGATCGGGAGAGACGCGATAATGGGCAAGCTCGACGGCAAGGTCGCGCTGGTATCGGGATCGGGACGCGGCATCGGCCGGTCGATCGCACTCAAGCTTGCGAGCGAGGGTGCGCGGGTGGTGATCAACGACCTGGACGAGGCACCGGCCGAAGCGGTTGCGGCCGAGATCCGCGACATGGGCGGCGAGGCGCTGGTCTGCGCCGGCAGCGTGACCGCGGAGGATTTCGGCACGCGGTTCGTGAACACGGCGGTCGACGGGTTCGGCGGCCTGGACATCATCGTCAACAACGCCGGCTACACCTGGGATTCGACCATCCAGAAGATGGGCGACGACCAGTTCCAGGCGATGATCGACGTTCATCTGACGGCGCCGTTCCGGATTCTGCGCGCCGCTTCGGAACCGATTCGGATCTTTTCCAAGCGCGAGGCACAGGAGGGCCGCGAGGTCTTCCGCAAGGTGGTCAACATCTCGTCGATCGCCGGCCTGTATGGTAATGCCGGCCAGGTCAGCTATTCCTCGGCCAAGGCGGCGCTGGTTGGCATGACCCGCACCCTGTGCAAGGAATGGGGCCGCTACAAGGTCAATGTGAACTGCGTGGCCTTCGGCCTGATCGCCACTCGCCTGACCCAGGCGATCGACAAGGAACAGGCGACGATCGACGTCGAGGGTCGCGCGATCAAGGTCGGCATCCAGCCGCAATTGCTGGAGACCATGGGCCACATCATCCCGCTGGGCCGTCCGGGCAAGCCGGAAGAGGCGGCGGGGGCGGTGTATATGTTCTGTGCGCCTGAAAGCGACTATGTCAGTGGTCAGGTTCTGGTCTGTGGTGGCGGTCTGCTGCTCTGATACCGGGCTGGAATGACGAGACCGGTCCGCAGAGTGCTGCGGGCCGGTGTTGCCATGGCGGCCGTCAACTGTGGATTGATGGCCCGACAGGACGATCGGCAGGGAGGCCGAGATCATGCTGAACACGCAATCACCCTGGATGACAGCCGAATATGAGGGGCTGCGCGACCAGTTCCGACGGTTTCTGGACAGCGAGTTGAAACCCCATGCGGCCCGCTGGCGAGACCAGCGCATGGTGGACCGGTCGGCCTGGGCGGCGATTGCCGGCATGGGCGCGCTGTGCCCGGCCGTGCCCGAGGAATTCGGCGGCAGCGGCGCCGATATCTATCAGGAAATCCTGCTGCTGGACGAGATGTGCCGGCGGGTGCCGGAAGTGGCCAGCGGCTATAGCGTCCATAGCGGCATTGTCGGCCATTATGTGTTGAACTATGGCACGGAAGACCAGAAGCGCCGCTGGCTGCCCAAACTGTGTTCCGGCGAATGGGTCGGCGCCATCGCGATGACCGAGCCTGGCGGCGGATCTGACCTTCAGGCGCTGATCACCCGCGGCCGGCGTGATGGCGATGATTATGTCATCGACGGCCAGAAGACCTATATCACCAACGGCATCGCCGCCGATCTGGTGCTGACGGCGGTGCGGGTCGATGGCACGCCCGGTGCCAAGGGTATTTCGCTGATCGGCGTGGAAACCGGCGCCTCCGAGGGCTTCCGGCGTGGCCGGTCGCTTGAGAAGATCGGCCTGCACGCTTCGGATACGGCCGAGCTGTTCTATGACGGCGCCCGTGCGCCGGTCGCCAATCTGCTGGGCGGGGTCGAAGGGCAGGGCTTCTATCAGATGATGGAGCAACTGCCGCGCGAACGCCTGCTGCTGGCGGTGAGCGCGGTTGCGGCCATGGAACATGCGATCGACATCACCACGGCCTGGGTGCGTGACCGGCGCGCCTTCGGCAAGACGCTGTTCGATTTCCAGACCATCTCATTCCGTCTGGCCGAACTGGCGACAGAGGCCCGGATCGGGCGGGTGTTCCTGGATGACTGCATCGTCAAGCTGGCCGAGAGCCGCCTGGATACGGTGACGGCGTCGATGGCCAAGTGGTGGTGCAGCGAACATCAGGTTCAGACCATCGATGCCTGCCTGCAGATGTGGGGCGGGCTTGGCTATATGGCGGAAAGCGAGATCGGCCGCATGTACATGGATGCCCGGATCCAGAAGATCTATGGCGGGCCGAACGAGATCATGAAGCTGCTGATCACCCGCGCTTTGTGACGTCCGTCCTGATCAGGCGACCGCCGTCAGATGACTTGCGGCGGCCGTGATATCGGCGATCGACAGGGCGATCGTGCCCTCGGAATACTCGATCACCCGGCCGGTCAGGCTGACATGGCCGGGGGTCGGCTCGGCCCAGACGCGACCGCGCCGCGCCGAGAGCTGCAGCCCCTCAACCCGGTTGCGGCCCAGAGCATCGGCGATCAGCGGCGCAATGCCGGCATGGGCGATACCGGTGACCGGATCCTCGTCGACACCCAGCCGTGGCGCAAAGAATCGGCAGACATAATCGGCCCCTTGAGCCACCCCGGCACCATGGGCCAGGCTGGCGATGGCGACCGCCCGCGGCGGCAGCGCCGCCAGGGCCACCGGATCGGGCCGGCAATTGGCCACGGCCTCGGCGCTGTCGGCCAGAACATACCAGTCATGGCTGCCGGCCAGGATGCGCGCGGGCGTCAACCCGCCGAGCGCTGCGCTGAGCCGGGCTGCCTCGTCGCTGTCCGGATGCCGGGGTGTCAGGGGCTCATGCGGCAGATCCAGGCGCAGGTACTGGCCGCTGCTGCTGACCGTGCCATCGCAGCGCACCGGTGCCGGCCGTCGCTGCACCCTCAATGGGCCGCCCTTGGTCTTGAACATCACCTGATCGGCGCCCGGTTCCAGGCGGGTCAGGATGACATGCGCGGCCGCCAGGGTGGCGTGTCCGCACATCGGCATTTCGGTGGTGGGCGTGAACCAGCGCAGTTGATAGGGACCGGCACCGGCAGGGTCGCCTGCGACAGGCGTGTCGCGCATGACGAACGCGGTTTCCGATAACCGGTTTTCGGCGGCGATCGATTGCATGACGGGAACCGGCAGCCAGGCGTTGAGCAGGCAGACAGCGGCCGGATTGCCGGCGAACAGCCGGTCGGCGAAGGCATCAAGGTGGAACATCCGGATTGTTTGCACCGCCGCATATCCCCCTTTTACTTAACTAAAGGTTGTATCATGCGGATCATCATCGCGTCATGGCGCCGGTTTTGGCAACCGGAAATGATTTGGGGGCGCAAATGCGCCCCCATTTCCGTTCCCAAGCGAAATGCCGGTTTTCCGCGTTTCGTGGCGCAGGAAAACCAGTGTCATCGGTTCATATCGTGATACTCATCATTCGGCATCATCTCGATCGCGCTCGCGACCCGGTTCGACATGTTGTAGAAGCCGATCACATTGGCCAGATCGAAGATGTCTTCGGTTGAGAAGCCCGCCTCGCGCAGCCGGGCGCGGTCGGCCTCGTCGACCAGATTTGGCGTGCCGGTGACCTTCCAGGCGAAATCCAGCATGGCGCGCTGGCGCATGGTCAGGGGAGCCACGCGATAATTCATCACCAGGGCCTCGCCCAGCTTCGGGTCGCCTGAAAGCGCGCGCACCGCCTGACCGTGGGCAACCAGGCAGTAATAGCAGCGGTTATAGGACGAGACGACGACCGCGACCATTTCGCGTTCCAGCTTGCTGAGGCCGCTGTCGCCCAGCATCAATTCGTTATAGAAGCGGCTGAAGGTGCGGAACTTTTCGGGCCGCAGCGTGTATGCCTGCAGCACGTTCGGCACCATGCCCAGCTTCTCGCGGCATTTGGCGTAATAGGCCTGGATATCGTCGTCATTCCCGGCCTCGTCGGGAATGGGCAGCGCCATCACACCGGTGTCGAGATGCAGGGGCCGCTCTTCCGTTGACGTGGGGGCTTCGGCTGACATGGGGGCGTCTCCTCGTTTCTCGTTGGATTCGGGGAGTATGCCTGCGCCATGGCGCGCTGTCTTCAGGCGGTGGCGTTCTGTCTGCCGCTCAACCGCCGCATTGGCCGCGATGGCGCAGCAGATGATCGGCCAGAACAACGGCCATCATGGCTTCGCCCACCGGCACGGCGCGGATGCCGACGCAGGGGTCGTGGCGGCCCTTGGTCACCACCTCGGTGTCCTCGCCATCGCGCGTAACGCTCAATCGGGGCGTGAGGATCGAACTGGTCGGCTTCACCGCGAACCGCACCACAACCGGCTCGCCATTGGCGATGCCGCCCAGAATACCGCCGGCCCGGTTGCCCAGAAAGCTCGGGCGCCCGCTGGCCATGCGCATTTCGTCGGCGTTCTGGGAACCGGTCAGCCGGGCGGTTTCGAAGCCGTCGCCGATCTCGACCGCCTTGACCGCGTTGATGCTCATCATCGCCTTGGCCAGATCGGCATCCAGCTTGTCGTAGAGCGGATCGCCAAGCCCCACCGGCACGCCTTCGGCCACGACCTCTATGATCGCGCCGCAACTGTCGCCGGTCTTACGCAGACCGTCGAGATAGTCGGCCCAGCGCGCGGCGGCGCCGGCATCGGGGCAGAAGAAGTCATTGCGGCCGCATTCCGCCCAGTCCCAGGCGTCACGGTCCACGGCGATACCGCCCATTTCGACCAGCGCGCCGCGGATCGTGATACCGCTGCCCAGCACCTTGCGGGCCACGGCGCCCGCCGCCACCCGCACCGCGGTTTCCCGGGCGCTGGACCGGCCGCCACCGCGATAGTCGCGGATGCCGTATTTGGCCTGATAGGTGAAATCGGCGTGACCCGGACGGAACTTGTCCTTGATGTCGCCGTAATCCTTGGACCGCTGATCGGTGTTGCGGATCAGCAGGCTGACCGGCGTGCCGGTGGTCTGGCCTTCGAACGTGCCCGACAGGATCTCTACCTGATCAGGCTCGCGGCGCTGGGTGGTATAGCGCGACTGGCCGGGGCGGCGCTGGTCCAGATAGGGCTGAATATCGGCCTCGGTCAGCGCCAGACGCGGCGGCACACCGTCGACGACGCAGCCGATCGCGGGTCCGTGGCTTTCTCCCCAGCTGGTGAAGCGGAAAAGCGCACCGAAACTGTTACCCGCCATCGTCTGCCGGTCCTTGCATTGTATGGGCTTTGATCAGGTGGGCGCTACGGCCCGTCGCGGTCACTCGGACAGATCGATATCCGGCGCGTCTTCCGCCTTCATACCGATGACATGATAGCCGGCGTCGACATGCAGGATCTCGCCGGTCACGCCCGTGCCCAGATCGGACAGCAGCATGACCGAGGCATTGCCGACCTCGTCGATGGTGACGGTGCGGCGCAGGGGCGAATTCAGCTCGTTCCAGCGGATGATATAACGCAGATCGCCGATACCCGATGCCGCCAGCGTCTTGATCGGGCTGGCAGAGATCGCGTTGACCCGGATGTTCTCGGTGCCGAGATCGGCCGCCAGGTAACGCACGCTGGCCTCAAGCGCCGCCTTGGCCACGCCCATCACGTTGTAGTGGGGGATGACCTTTTCAGCACCGATATAGGACAGCGTCAGGATGCTGCCGCCCCCCGTCATCAGCGGGCGGGCATACTGGGCCATCTGCACCAGCGAGAAGGCCGAGATCTGCATGGTGCGCAGGAAATTGTCGAGCGTGGTGTCGACGAACTTGCCGCGCAACTGGGTCTTGTCGGAATACGCAACGGCGTGGACGAGGAAATCGAGCTTTCCCCATTTGTCGCCGATTTCTTCGAAGAGAGCCTTCAGGCTGGCTTCGTCGGTCACGTCGCAGGGTGCCACGATCGTGGCGCCGGCTTCCTGCGCCAGCGGCCGGACGCGGCGTTCCAGCGCCTCACCCTGATAGGTCAACGCCACTTCGGCGCCGTTCTGCGTCACCGCCTTGGCGATGCCCCAGGCAATCGAGCGATCGTTTGCGACGCCGACGATCAGACCACGCTTGCCGGCCATCACGTTCGATTGAACGATCATGCGGTCCCCTCGCTCTTTCACACGCCCGATCCAGGGACGGACCGGGGGCTCGGCCGGCCCTGGCGGACCTCTTTAAAAAATCCAGTCGACGCACCGTATGCACGACCAACGGGCGCGCTGTCCAGGCACGGGTGCGGCGCATCCTACACGAAACCGGCGTCTGGTCAAATCAGCCGCGGTGGCGGCCAAAACGCCGGCAATGCCGGGCAAGTCACCGCGCCCGTGCCTTCAGCATATGCCGTCGTGCCAGCCTGCGCATCGCCGCATGACGGCGCCGGTGACGATCGATACGGGCCCTGACCGCTGCCCAGTATCCGCCCAGCAGGAAGATATAGGCTGCCAGATACAGCAGAAGCAGGGTCGCGATCATGCTGCCCAGGCTGCCATAGACCGCATTCATCCCGCCGGTCTGGCGCAGATAAACTGAAAATCCGATCAGCAGCGCCGTCCAGCCGAGCACGATCACGGCAGCCGGCGGCAGCAGAGCCCGGCGCCGTGGCGGCAGTGCGTCTGGCAGCAGCCGCAGCAGCCCCCAGACGACTGCGATCGTGCCCAGCAGCAGCAGCGGCGGGCGCAGC is a genomic window containing:
- a CDS encoding TetR/AcrR family transcriptional regulator, which encodes MQIEIPTSPWKPAAERQRDRDAKRDAVLRTAARLFVENGFHRTKMADVAEHLHITKPALYHYFRNKEDILYACYMLGSEMIESLLAEVELNNSTGLDRAVAFLKAYTLNMTTDFGMCLVTVDDRDLAPDSRRKVRTWKRSIDSRLRSCIAEGISDGSVRPVDPRIAAFLLAGSVNWVGQWFRESGPSSAKDIADAMADMARQALTARG
- a CDS encoding MaoC family dehydratase N-terminal domain-containing protein, whose product is MLDRAAIGRVLPPVTATVERGRLRFFLNAIGETNPIHHDAAAARAAGYRDCPIPPTYLFCLRMLDAPDPYTLIDDLGIDLGTVLHGEQGFTYHQPVVAGDEIRFIARIADIFDRKGGALEFLVEEIRVERVSDGAHMADIRQVTVIRNPIPGGAA
- a CDS encoding MaoC/PaaZ C-terminal domain-containing protein encodes the protein MTADAIHVTVEMPPITRTQLALYGGASGDHNPIHIDIDFAKKAGFPDVFAHGMLVMGLAGRVVTQAVPLARLKSYAVRFAAITQVHDRLTVEAREVGTVEGGTDRRLEVIVRDQNGQVKVQGEAVMSAD
- a CDS encoding SDR family NAD(P)-dependent oxidoreductase; its protein translation is MGKLDGKVALVSGSGRGIGRSIALKLASEGARVVINDLDEAPAEAVAAEIRDMGGEALVCAGSVTAEDFGTRFVNTAVDGFGGLDIIVNNAGYTWDSTIQKMGDDQFQAMIDVHLTAPFRILRAASEPIRIFSKREAQEGREVFRKVVNISSIAGLYGNAGQVSYSSAKAALVGMTRTLCKEWGRYKVNVNCVAFGLIATRLTQAIDKEQATIDVEGRAIKVGIQPQLLETMGHIIPLGRPGKPEEAAGAVYMFCAPESDYVSGQVLVCGGGLLL
- the fabI gene encoding enoyl-ACP reductase FabI; the encoded protein is MIVQSNVMAGKRGLIVGVANDRSIAWGIAKAVTQNGAEVALTYQGEALERRVRPLAQEAGATIVAPCDVTDEASLKALFEEIGDKWGKLDFLVHAVAYSDKTQLRGKFVDTTLDNFLRTMQISAFSLVQMAQYARPLMTGGGSILTLSYIGAEKVIPHYNVMGVAKAALEASVRYLAADLGTENIRVNAISASPIKTLAASGIGDLRYIIRWNELNSPLRRTVTIDEVGNASVMLLSDLGTGVTGEILHVDAGYHVIGMKAEDAPDIDLSE
- a CDS encoding lipid-transfer protein gives rise to the protein MVESVRIAGVGMIPFKKPGTSAPYRDMGAEAARLALADAGIDYAEVQQAYVGYVYGDSTCGQAALYEVGMTGIPVVNVNNNCSTGSSALFLARQAVASGMADCVLALGFEQMVPGALADVYRDRPSPLEKFIDVAAEVDPTADAPMAIRLFGGAGKEYQEKYGASNEAFAMIAVKARRHAEHNERAIFRTPTSVEEVLASKHMYGPLTRLQCCPPTCGAGAALVVSEAFARKHGLNDAIRMRAQAMTTDYTSSFDEKSMMKAVGFDMARAAADAVYEAAGVDPMDVGVVEMHDCFTANELISYEALRLTPEGTAEKFIMDGDNTYGGRVVTNPSGGLISKGHPLGATGLAQCAELVWQLRGQAGPRQVEGVKLALQHNLGLGGACVISLYERA
- a CDS encoding acyl-CoA dehydrogenase family protein, with product MNTQSPWMTAEYEGLRDQFRRFLDSELKPHAARWRDQRMVDRSAWAAIAGMGALCPAVPEEFGGSGADIYQEILLLDEMCRRVPEVASGYSVHSGIVGHYVLNYGTEDQKRRWLPKLCSGEWVGAIAMTEPGGGSDLQALITRGRRDGDDYVIDGQKTYITNGIAADLVLTAVRVDGTPGAKGISLIGVETGASEGFRRGRSLEKIGLHASDTAELFYDGARAPVANLLGGVEGQGFYQMMEQLPRERLLLAVSAVAAMEHAIDITTAWVRDRRAFGKTLFDFQTISFRLAELATEARIGRVFLDDCIVKLAESRLDTVTASMAKWWCSEHQVQTIDACLQMWGGLGYMAESEIGRMYMDARIQKIYGGPNEIMKLLITRAL
- a CDS encoding acyl-CoA synthetase; this encodes MGLTSGLRRAVVVARDRTSTICADRRRSWGETAERVARMAGAFRALGIEDGDRVALLTLNSDIYFEAYLAAPWAGAVIVPLNIRWSRQENADAVEDCGASLLIVDDAFAEMGRSIAAASGAQLALIYAGSGAAPEDMPAMEDLIRNHEPVADADRGGDDLFGIFYTGGTTGRSKGVMLSHDNIIANSLHALAEGLFPNDTVYLHAAPMFHLADGAATFSLLLKGETHVVVPSFTPEGVMKVIQDHRVTSVLLVPTMIQMLVDHPAIGNYDLSSLKRIIYGAAPITEAVLDRASAKLPGVEFMQAYGMTELSPIATLLHPQDHIGDARAKGRHRSAGRPVIGCEVRIVDADGRPVPEGTVGEVAVRGANVMQGYWNRPEETEKAIVDGWMHTGDGARMDADGYIYIVDRMKDMIISGGENVYSVEVENIVARHPAVAQCAVIGIPDPHWGELVHAVVVPHADARPTALEIINFCKQYIAGYKCPRSVEIRDEPLPMSGAGKIMKRDLRQPYWTKTDRRVN
- the aroC gene encoding chorismate synthase; translation: MAGNSFGALFRFTSWGESHGPAIGCVVDGVPPRLALTEADIQPYLDQRRPGQSRYTTQRREPDQVEILSGTFEGQTTGTPVSLLIRNTDQRSKDYGDIKDKFRPGHADFTYQAKYGIRDYRGGGRSSARETAVRVAAGAVARKVLGSGITIRGALVEMGGIAVDRDAWDWAECGRNDFFCPDAGAAARWADYLDGLRKTGDSCGAIIEVVAEGVPVGLGDPLYDKLDADLAKAMMSINAVKAVEIGDGFETARLTGSQNADEMRMASGRPSFLGNRAGGILGGIANGEPVVVRFAVKPTSSILTPRLSVTRDGEDTEVVTKGRHDPCVGIRAVPVGEAMMAVVLADHLLRHRGQCGG
- a CDS encoding PhzF family phenazine biosynthesis protein, which encodes MFHLDAFADRLFAGNPAAVCLLNAWLPVPVMQSIAAENRLSETAFVMRDTPVAGDPAGAGPYQLRWFTPTTEMPMCGHATLAAAHVILTRLEPGADQVMFKTKGGPLRVQRRPAPVRCDGTVSSSGQYLRLDLPHEPLTPRHPDSDEAARLSAALGGLTPARILAGSHDWYVLADSAEAVANCRPDPVALAALPPRAVAIASLAHGAGVAQGADYVCRFFAPRLGVDEDPVTGIAHAGIAPLIADALGRNRVEGLQLSARRGRVWAEPTPGHVSLTGRVIEYSEGTIALSIADITAAASHLTAVA
- a CDS encoding peroxidase-related enzyme (This protein belongs to a clade of uncharacterized proteins related to peroxidases such as the alkylhydroperoxidase AhpD.), coding for MALPIPDEAGNDDDIQAYYAKCREKLGMVPNVLQAYTLRPEKFRTFSRFYNELMLGDSGLSKLEREMVAVVVSSYNRCYYCLVAHGQAVRALSGDPKLGEALVMNYRVAPLTMRQRAMLDFAWKVTGTPNLVDEADRARLREAGFSTEDIFDLANVIGFYNMSNRVASAIEMMPNDEYHDMNR